From one Flavobacterium kingsejongi genomic stretch:
- a CDS encoding class I SAM-dependent methyltransferase: MKNKTGQTEFWESAFGEKQEMWGFEPAKSAVLTKDFFVRESVTNILIPGIGYGRNAQIFKENGITVTGIEISKTAIEMARKHYGTDMVIYHGAVTDMPFDNHHYDGLFCYGLIHLLDSSEREKLIRDCYNQLSENAWMVFTAISKKAKTYGQGNYISADRYEIFDGVKMFFYDTESITAEFGNAGLFEITEIDESQPFYYIKCRKGISH; the protein is encoded by the coding sequence ATGAAAAATAAAACGGGACAAACCGAATTTTGGGAATCAGCCTTTGGCGAAAAGCAGGAAATGTGGGGATTTGAACCCGCAAAATCAGCTGTCCTGACCAAAGATTTTTTTGTACGGGAATCCGTAACAAACATCCTGATACCAGGGATAGGCTATGGCCGGAATGCTCAAATTTTTAAAGAAAATGGCATCACAGTAACCGGGATTGAAATTTCAAAAACAGCTATCGAAATGGCCCGGAAACATTACGGAACCGATATGGTGATCTACCACGGCGCTGTAACTGATATGCCATTTGACAACCACCACTATGATGGCCTGTTTTGTTATGGCCTGATTCATTTATTGGACAGCAGTGAAAGGGAAAAACTAATTCGTGACTGCTACAATCAACTGTCTGAAAATGCCTGGATGGTCTTCACGGCCATTTCGAAAAAAGCCAAAACGTATGGGCAGGGGAACTATATCAGTGCCGATCGGTACGAAATATTTGATGGTGTCAAAATGTTCTTTTATGATACCGAATCCATAACAGCAGAATTTGGCAATGCCGGATTATTTGAAATCACCGAAATCGATGAAAGCCAGCCCTTTTACTATATTAAATGTAGAAAAGGGATCAGCCACTAA
- a CDS encoding WG repeat-containing protein, whose product MNQLKTYLLLLMATPALAQMSTGIKESLNQKYTYVSGLENGLAIVRDAKNKNGIVDSLGNELVPPIYNYIHINRRDSLRIEAGYTIKGIMKRGFINRKGKVIIPIQYDDVSSFYNGYSVVGLGNKYGVIDSLNILVIPMKYSHITEANENRFIVTQNNLEAIFDTRGQKITEFNYTNIERFYNGYAMVELPNKSTSIMAPDGKLAFPPIPNHTITSYKNGYCTIQNRKTHKIGLVNNKGQFSIPCTYDELELANDKIIAKQKNKYGLLSYDNAIVTPFDYDLVVAYPNNRFLVATKQQYGLLDNNNKTILPVQYKNIHSDPTYTYFYVTNANDLDGIYDYDAKPVVPEAYRFYTIDGTVIFCTKDGKAQLLHYTDLSKNVYLPDNITFKKQEWGYGMRQSKNQIFSDGTYWGMLNSNNEILIQPAYDDLQPLFNATTFIAKANGKYGIISQHNKVLRELKYDQVEVQKETIHLKIKNQKTELYSIGYEEN is encoded by the coding sequence ATGAACCAACTGAAAACCTATCTCTTACTACTGATGGCTACTCCCGCATTAGCACAAATGTCAACAGGAATTAAAGAAAGCCTGAACCAAAAATACACCTATGTATCCGGACTCGAAAATGGCCTGGCGATTGTTCGGGATGCCAAAAACAAAAACGGTATTGTCGATAGCCTGGGTAATGAACTCGTACCTCCAATTTACAATTACATACATATTAATCGTAGGGACAGCCTGAGGATTGAAGCCGGCTATACCATTAAAGGCATTATGAAAAGAGGCTTTATCAACCGAAAGGGCAAAGTCATTATCCCAATTCAATATGATGATGTCAGCAGTTTTTATAATGGGTATTCCGTTGTAGGGCTGGGTAATAAATATGGTGTCATAGATTCCCTGAACATACTGGTTATCCCAATGAAATACAGTCATATTACCGAGGCCAATGAAAACCGTTTTATTGTCACCCAAAACAATCTGGAAGCTATTTTTGATACCCGTGGGCAAAAGATAACCGAATTCAATTATACCAATATCGAACGTTTCTATAATGGCTATGCGATGGTGGAGTTACCCAATAAATCGACCAGTATTATGGCTCCGGACGGTAAACTCGCTTTTCCTCCCATTCCCAATCATACCATCACCAGCTATAAAAACGGCTATTGCACCATTCAAAACCGCAAAACCCATAAAATAGGATTAGTCAATAACAAAGGGCAATTTTCAATTCCATGTACCTATGACGAACTCGAACTCGCCAATGACAAGATAATCGCCAAACAGAAAAACAAATATGGCCTCTTGTCCTACGACAATGCTATCGTCACGCCATTCGACTATGACCTGGTCGTAGCCTATCCCAACAATCGCTTCCTGGTAGCTACAAAACAGCAATATGGCCTACTGGATAACAACAACAAAACCATATTACCGGTACAGTACAAAAACATACATTCCGACCCTACCTATACCTATTTTTATGTAACTAATGCCAATGACCTGGATGGAATCTATGATTACGATGCCAAACCAGTTGTTCCCGAAGCCTATCGTTTTTATACCATTGACGGAACTGTTATCTTCTGTACCAAAGATGGTAAAGCCCAGCTCCTGCACTACACTGATCTTTCAAAGAACGTTTATTTACCCGATAACATCACTTTCAAAAAACAGGAATGGGGGTATGGAATGCGGCAGTCAAAAAACCAGATCTTCAGTGACGGGACATACTGGGGCATGCTCAATTCGAACAATGAAATCCTGATCCAACCCGCCTACGACGATTTACAGCCGCTGTTTAATGCCACTACATTTATTGCAAAAGCCAACGGCAAATACGGGATCATCAGCCAGCACAACAAAGTGCTCCGGGAGCTGAAGTACGATCAGGTGGAAGTGCAAAAAGAAACGATACACCTGAAAATAAAAAATCAAAAGACCGAGTTGTACTCCATCGGATACGAAGAAAACTAA
- a CDS encoding glycosyltransferase encodes MSIRPKRLLISGLYVPGSGLTNVISVLMRELSAHYELRGLGFQFLDFPASSDSIVEGCPMHITGSQFRVFMPDPGWLENCMHNFRPEGIVVIGPPFLTLHFLGQLQDYRTQCPIILYLPLEGKIVNPDIIGTLKLVDHCILYTEYARLNMIALCETAVKAGVDFRRPVFSVVGHGVDTADFFPISERIDAGGKQKANSALKEQLFPGQPELHDSFIILNANRAYYRKRLDLTIAGFALFAKEHPKAYLYLHTGTTALKERIHLQELIDNSGASKQILLNVLNPEGEKVSTSRLNLLYNLCDVGITTAMGEGWGLASFEHAATGAPQIVPDHTSFSENWTGKGILLDISSTEYVFYELADMYVVAPESVAEALALVCTNRMHYDQMAKAGYDYAKAPSLAWSAVALKFTEILEIALI; translated from the coding sequence ATGAGCATAAGACCCAAACGATTGCTGATTTCCGGCTTATATGTACCAGGATCTGGATTAACCAATGTGATTTCAGTGCTGATGCGTGAACTAAGTGCCCACTACGAACTTCGCGGCCTGGGTTTTCAGTTTTTGGATTTTCCCGCCAGTAGCGATAGTATTGTTGAGGGTTGCCCGATGCACATTACCGGATCGCAGTTTCGTGTCTTTATGCCAGATCCGGGATGGTTGGAAAACTGTATGCATAATTTTAGGCCGGAAGGCATCGTAGTAATAGGGCCACCTTTTTTAACCCTGCACTTTTTAGGGCAATTGCAGGATTACAGGACACAATGTCCCATTATATTGTATTTGCCTTTGGAAGGTAAGATTGTGAACCCGGATATTATTGGCACTTTAAAGTTGGTAGATCACTGTATACTGTATACTGAGTATGCACGATTGAATATGATTGCTTTATGTGAAACGGCCGTAAAAGCAGGGGTAGATTTTCGCAGGCCTGTATTTAGTGTGGTGGGTCATGGTGTAGATACGGCTGACTTTTTTCCAATTTCGGAGCGTATTGATGCTGGAGGGAAGCAAAAAGCAAATAGTGCACTAAAAGAACAGCTTTTTCCCGGGCAGCCGGAACTTCATGATTCTTTTATTATACTGAATGCTAACCGAGCGTACTACAGGAAGCGGCTCGATCTCACGATAGCAGGTTTTGCGCTATTTGCAAAGGAGCATCCGAAAGCTTATTTGTATTTGCACACGGGAACTACTGCTCTTAAGGAGCGTATCCATTTGCAGGAGCTTATCGATAATTCAGGTGCTAGCAAACAGATTTTACTGAATGTACTGAATCCTGAAGGAGAGAAAGTATCTACCAGCCGATTGAATTTGCTGTACAATCTCTGTGATGTAGGTATAACCACTGCTATGGGAGAGGGGTGGGGGCTTGCGAGTTTTGAGCATGCCGCAACCGGAGCACCACAGATTGTACCCGATCATACCAGCTTCAGTGAAAACTGGACAGGAAAGGGAATTCTATTGGATATCAGTAGTACGGAATATGTGTTTTATGAACTGGCAGACATGTATGTCGTTGCTCCAGAGTCTGTTGCGGAGGCTTTGGCATTAGTGTGTACAAATCGGATGCATTATGACCAAATGGCGAAGGCAGGGTATGATTATGCTAAAGCACCCTCATTGGCATGGTCAGCTGTGGCACTTAAGTTTACAGAAATACTGGAAATAGCTTTAATTTGA
- a CDS encoding response regulator yields METPKSITIAIVDDHPIVIEGLRQLLANEKDLSIIACFVDGNGIVSYVKTNPVEVVLLDITLPDTNGIELCQIIKEISPATSVLMLSNRSERSMIMQSLQNGASGYMLKNASLEELSNGIKQVSMGNIAFCNEVKVIISKPLKNEIQEFPKLTKRESEILKLLGEGKTSIKIAEELCLSALTVDTHRKNILQKCKAKNVAELVAIANQHGMI; encoded by the coding sequence ATGGAAACGCCTAAAAGTATTACCATCGCTATTGTCGACGACCACCCTATTGTAATTGAGGGCCTCAGGCAGTTACTGGCAAATGAAAAAGACCTCAGTATCATCGCCTGCTTTGTGGACGGAAACGGAATTGTATCCTATGTCAAAACCAATCCGGTAGAAGTCGTATTACTCGATATCACACTACCCGATACCAATGGAATTGAGTTGTGCCAGATCATTAAAGAGATTTCTCCCGCCACTTCAGTACTCATGCTCAGCAATCGATCGGAACGGAGTATGATCATGCAATCCTTACAAAATGGTGCCAGTGGCTACATGCTCAAAAATGCATCACTGGAAGAACTCAGCAATGGGATCAAACAGGTCAGCATGGGGAATATTGCGTTTTGCAACGAGGTCAAAGTCATCATCAGCAAACCCTTAAAAAATGAAATCCAGGAATTCCCGAAACTGACAAAAAGGGAATCCGAAATTTTAAAACTATTGGGCGAAGGGAAAACCAGTATCAAGATTGCAGAAGAGCTTTGCCTGAGTGCCCTCACCGTAGACACCCACCGCAAGAATATATTACAAAAATGCAAGGCTAAAAATGTAGCCGAACTGGTCGCAATTGCCAACCAGCATGGGATGATCTAG
- a CDS encoding sensor histidine kinase: MHIRFLLILCFTVLQALPIQAQQMLPLNEKSYIDSLNRSIKTQVSDSLKADAQYLLADYWRVRDTIKGRYYLQQAKKYSGNSPYLNAEYFFYEGQFYTTRNKEKAAASYKKAQIALAKFNTKAALVLQASAWYNYAIMSKDKEGYPFVMKILTEKTIPLAQRSGNKERLAHYYSQFGTILMYNAKFEEAEDYNQKAIDLLEKDFPRSSTLLLAYIGAATNLIYANKKDVARKMLDGAKAILAPYPESVNYAFYELTECQYAISKANFEAALKSADRGIALARKNNQAQMLQMLYFRKYEAFMHQKRYLEARKLLMDLLQEGTITKDANNSKTIYAELMKINELIGDKDAAYQWLKKYSTLSDSLSGVRLQETVSALEAKYRNVESEKEIGTLQTEKAEQALAASTNRKYSWLLGGICCLLLIIALFSYSYSLNNKKLIRQKEINHKQEIQKREHEEQLKIAKAMLEGEETERERIAKDLHDGLGGMLAGVKINFSGWASKNLTEEKRNDFDKITQQLDRSVGELRSVARNLMPESLLKFGLETALKDLCEFYMDDRLTIDLQTYNIQPGIPLAVQLNLYRIVQELLSNSIKHGKSTNILLQCSQSDDTFFITVEDNGIGFRWEDIRDKKGMGMHNVRNRVEYLKGKLEINSQPGEGTTINIELHTHGNA, encoded by the coding sequence ATGCACATTCGATTTCTTCTTATTCTTTGTTTTACAGTACTACAGGCGTTACCCATACAGGCACAGCAAATGTTACCCCTCAATGAAAAATCCTATATCGATAGTTTAAACCGCAGTATCAAAACACAGGTTTCCGACAGCCTGAAAGCAGATGCTCAATATTTGTTAGCCGATTACTGGCGGGTTAGAGACACCATCAAAGGCCGCTATTACCTGCAGCAAGCCAAAAAATACAGCGGGAATTCGCCTTACCTGAATGCGGAATATTTTTTCTACGAAGGGCAATTTTATACGACCCGGAACAAAGAAAAAGCCGCAGCTTCCTATAAAAAAGCACAGATCGCCCTTGCGAAATTCAATACCAAAGCCGCCTTAGTACTTCAGGCATCGGCATGGTACAACTATGCAATCATGTCCAAAGACAAAGAAGGCTATCCTTTTGTGATGAAAATATTAACCGAAAAAACCATTCCATTAGCACAAAGGTCCGGTAACAAAGAAAGATTAGCCCATTACTATTCCCAATTCGGGACGATCCTGATGTACAACGCTAAATTTGAAGAGGCAGAAGATTATAACCAAAAAGCCATTGACCTGCTCGAAAAAGATTTCCCGAGATCATCGACTTTACTGTTGGCGTATATCGGGGCAGCGACCAATCTCATTTATGCCAATAAAAAAGATGTAGCCCGAAAAATGCTGGATGGGGCAAAAGCCATCCTGGCTCCTTATCCCGAATCAGTCAATTATGCTTTTTATGAACTTACCGAATGCCAGTATGCTATTTCAAAAGCTAACTTTGAAGCTGCTTTAAAAAGTGCCGACCGGGGTATTGCCCTGGCCCGTAAAAACAATCAGGCGCAAATGCTGCAAATGCTGTACTTTCGTAAATACGAAGCTTTTATGCACCAAAAACGCTATCTAGAAGCACGAAAACTACTGATGGATTTGCTACAGGAAGGTACGATTACCAAGGATGCCAATAATTCCAAAACCATCTATGCCGAACTGATGAAAATAAATGAGCTGATTGGTGATAAAGATGCCGCTTACCAATGGTTGAAAAAGTACAGCACGCTCAGTGATAGCCTTTCCGGAGTCCGGTTACAGGAAACCGTATCTGCATTGGAAGCCAAGTACCGTAATGTCGAAAGCGAAAAGGAAATTGGCACATTACAAACCGAGAAAGCCGAACAGGCTCTTGCTGCCAGTACCAATAGGAAATATTCCTGGCTATTGGGCGGTATCTGCTGCCTGCTGCTCATCATCGCTTTATTCTCCTATAGTTATTCCCTAAATAATAAAAAATTAATCCGCCAGAAGGAAATCAACCACAAGCAGGAAATCCAAAAACGCGAACATGAGGAACAACTGAAGATTGCCAAAGCCATGCTCGAAGGAGAAGAAACCGAACGGGAAAGGATCGCAAAAGACTTACACGATGGGCTTGGTGGGATGCTGGCAGGTGTAAAGATCAACTTCTCCGGCTGGGCGTCCAAAAACCTGACCGAGGAAAAAAGAAATGATTTTGATAAAATCACCCAGCAGCTCGACCGCTCCGTAGGCGAATTACGAAGTGTGGCCCGGAACCTGATGCCGGAATCCCTACTAAAATTCGGACTGGAAACGGCCTTAAAAGACCTTTGTGAATTTTATATGGACGACCGGCTGACCATCGACCTTCAAACGTATAATATCCAGCCCGGAATTCCCCTTGCAGTGCAACTCAACCTGTATCGTATCGTACAGGAATTACTCTCCAACAGCATTAAACATGGCAAATCCACCAACATCCTGTTGCAATGCAGCCAGAGTGATGATACGTTTTTTATTACGGTAGAAGATAATGGAATTGGATTCCGTTGGGAAGACATTCGCGATAAAAAAGGAATGGGAATGCACAATGTCAGGAACCGGGTGGAATACCTGAAAGGAAAACTGGAAATCAACTCCCAACCGGGAGAAGGAACGACTATTAACATCGAATTACATACTCATGGAAACGCCTAA
- a CDS encoding serine hydrolase domain-containing protein has translation MKNQFFLFVLSLLTLTTYSQDNNTKKIDSLISYLEKNNQGIGNITIAKGGTTIYSKQFGQKKLKPEDQTPVNYHIGSVTKMLTATLIYQLVDAKKLQLDEKIANYFPEVPNAKNISIIDLLSHKSGLKDYVFKNDSLMYWLTEPVTESAIFSEIKRQGVAFQPGDSVRYSNTGYFLLTKILEKKYRKSYKAILEQQIIKPLHLQHTRSIAVGDSNKGVAKSFRYGMAWEEIKEFYFPNVAGVGDVVSTPEDMNTFMQALYSNKLISAKSLAIMQPVAKNRFGSGQMQFPFMEQTFYGHGGDTYGSHTIVAYNPKDQLGVTLILNGQEMTSSQYLIAVLNVLYDQPYTYPSFNTTYTPDPGTFTVLEGTYSGTGMPLKIKIATSGTKLTAQASGQTAFELQATGPNKFSKPSIQLEMEFHADQSMTLKQSGREFLLHKE, from the coding sequence ATGAAAAATCAATTCTTCCTTTTTGTACTGAGCTTACTCACACTAACTACTTACAGCCAGGATAACAACACCAAAAAAATAGACAGTCTGATCAGCTATCTTGAAAAAAACAACCAGGGCATCGGAAATATTACCATCGCAAAAGGCGGTACAACAATCTACTCTAAACAATTTGGACAAAAGAAACTTAAACCGGAAGACCAAACGCCTGTGAATTATCATATCGGATCAGTAACCAAAATGCTGACCGCTACTCTGATCTACCAACTGGTAGATGCCAAAAAACTACAACTGGACGAGAAAATCGCGAATTATTTCCCGGAGGTTCCTAATGCAAAAAACATCAGCATTATCGATTTGCTATCGCACAAAAGCGGTTTAAAAGATTATGTTTTCAAAAATGACAGCCTGATGTATTGGCTTACAGAGCCTGTTACCGAAAGTGCAATTTTCAGTGAGATCAAAAGACAGGGCGTCGCTTTTCAACCCGGTGATAGTGTCCGTTATTCCAACACAGGGTATTTTCTGCTTACCAAAATATTGGAAAAAAAATACCGCAAAAGCTACAAAGCCATCCTGGAACAACAAATTATAAAACCTTTACACCTTCAGCATACCCGGTCAATAGCCGTAGGCGATTCTAACAAAGGGGTAGCAAAATCCTTCCGATACGGAATGGCCTGGGAAGAAATCAAAGAATTCTATTTCCCCAATGTGGCCGGAGTGGGTGATGTGGTATCTACGCCCGAAGATATGAATACGTTTATGCAGGCGCTGTATTCCAACAAACTGATTAGTGCCAAAAGCCTCGCCATTATGCAGCCGGTAGCCAAAAACCGATTCGGGAGCGGACAGATGCAATTCCCTTTTATGGAACAGACTTTTTACGGTCATGGAGGTGACACGTATGGCAGCCACACGATTGTAGCCTATAATCCCAAAGACCAATTGGGAGTCACCCTGATACTCAATGGCCAGGAAATGACAAGCAGCCAATATCTTATTGCCGTTTTAAATGTCCTGTATGATCAACCGTATACCTATCCAAGTTTCAATACCACCTATACACCTGATCCCGGAACCTTTACCGTCCTTGAAGGAACTTACAGCGGCACAGGCATGCCTCTAAAAATAAAAATTGCCACATCCGGAACTAAGTTAACTGCACAGGCGTCCGGGCAAACTGCTTTTGAACTGCAGGCAACCGGCCCAAACAAATTCAGTAAACCTTCGATCCAGCTCGAAATGGAATTCCATGCCGACCAATCAATGACATTGAAACAATCCGGTCGTGAATTCCTGTTGCACAAAGAATAA
- a CDS encoding HAAS signaling domain-containing protein, with amino-acid sequence MKRITFKNKTASKIYEDYIRRIERMTTSLSAEDRNDILMEFNSHIYESLQQPTNEAETDRLLAILQNLGAPEQVLLPMVARRKLNQATKTFNPVHVFKALALNITNGISYLIFSILYLMLFAFIFLIGAKLFDPKRVGMFYKESRFFYFGYNTTATTENPNVNEMLGNWFIPVMLLTVIVLYFAITFGLRLKRQYLK; translated from the coding sequence ATGAAACGAATAACCTTTAAAAACAAAACGGCCTCAAAAATTTACGAGGATTATATCAGGCGTATTGAACGGATGACAACCAGCCTTTCTGCCGAAGACCGGAATGACATACTGATGGAATTCAACAGCCATATCTATGAATCGTTACAGCAGCCGACCAACGAAGCTGAAACCGACCGACTGTTAGCCATATTACAAAATCTTGGTGCTCCGGAACAGGTATTATTACCAATGGTAGCCCGCCGGAAACTCAATCAGGCCACCAAAACCTTCAATCCGGTGCATGTTTTTAAAGCATTGGCACTCAATATCACCAATGGAATTTCCTATTTGATCTTCAGTATATTGTACCTGATGCTCTTCGCATTTATTTTTTTGATAGGGGCCAAACTGTTCGATCCTAAAAGGGTAGGGATGTTTTATAAAGAATCACGTTTCTTCTATTTTGGCTACAATACTACTGCCACAACAGAAAATCCAAATGTAAACGAAATGCTTGGCAACTGGTTTATCCCGGTAATGCTACTCACAGTTATTGTCCTCTATTTTGCCATAACTTTCGGGCTTCGCCTCAAAAGACAATACCTCAAGTAA
- a CDS encoding PadR family transcriptional regulator: MNNEFVQKWKSQVKKGTLAFILLNLLKDNEFYGYELIEQVTRHTTLTIAEGTLYPLLNRLKDDELVTSKWVEQPSGIPRKYYTLTSTGEKTLAEMKIFWNELGASIQKITK; the protein is encoded by the coding sequence ATGAACAACGAATTTGTACAAAAATGGAAATCGCAGGTCAAAAAAGGCACATTGGCTTTTATCCTGCTCAACCTGTTAAAAGACAATGAGTTTTATGGTTATGAACTCATTGAACAGGTTACCCGGCACACCACACTGACCATAGCAGAAGGTACTTTGTATCCCTTGCTAAACCGGCTGAAAGATGATGAGTTAGTCACTTCCAAATGGGTAGAACAACCCTCCGGTATCCCGAGAAAATATTATACACTCACCAGCACAGGAGAAAAAACGTTAGCGGAAATGAAGATATTCTGGAACGAACTCGGTGCATCCATTCAAAAAATAACAAAATGA
- a CDS encoding efflux RND transporter periplasmic adaptor subunit, translated as MDGYIEAVYIEEGALVKKGQPLFKIDANSFQQDVYHKKAAVAAAEAGLETASIQAQRTAVLAAQKIVNSFELTAAKNTERMKKAELSQARAELSAAQSKLAFTNIVSPINGVVGSLPYKIGSLVSSTSPNALTTVANTQRIYAYFSLSQQQLNAFLQQYQGNQVHDKFKNMPEVSLILGQGEPYAMKGKIQTLSGVLNASTGSANFKAVFPNPDGLLWSGASATIQIPTQFSAALLIPKKAVFELQGKYFVFTTDAANKVHTTEIIIMETATEKDYVIREGLKAGDRIVTEGLGNLRDGMVINLQVTSSNK; from the coding sequence GTGGATGGTTATATCGAAGCGGTATATATTGAGGAAGGTGCACTCGTAAAAAAAGGACAGCCTTTATTTAAAATAGATGCCAATAGTTTTCAACAAGATGTTTACCATAAAAAAGCTGCGGTAGCTGCAGCAGAAGCCGGTTTAGAAACCGCCAGTATCCAGGCACAACGTACGGCAGTGCTGGCAGCTCAAAAGATTGTCAACTCTTTTGAACTTACAGCTGCAAAAAATACGGAACGCATGAAAAAAGCAGAACTGAGCCAGGCCAGGGCAGAACTTTCTGCAGCCCAATCAAAACTGGCGTTTACCAATATCGTGAGCCCTATCAATGGTGTAGTGGGAAGTTTACCCTATAAAATAGGTAGCCTGGTCAGCAGTACTTCACCCAACGCGCTGACTACCGTGGCCAATACGCAACGGATCTATGCCTATTTTTCCCTGAGCCAGCAACAGTTGAATGCTTTTTTACAGCAATACCAGGGCAACCAGGTACACGATAAGTTTAAAAACATGCCAGAAGTATCCCTGATTTTAGGGCAAGGAGAGCCGTATGCCATGAAAGGTAAAATACAAACCTTAAGTGGAGTGCTGAATGCCAGTACGGGATCGGCCAATTTTAAAGCGGTATTCCCTAATCCGGATGGATTGTTATGGAGCGGTGCCAGTGCTACGATCCAGATTCCTACCCAATTTTCTGCTGCCTTGTTGATTCCTAAAAAAGCAGTGTTTGAACTGCAGGGCAAATATTTTGTCTTTACAACAGATGCAGCCAACAAAGTGCATACTACTGAAATAATAATTATGGAAACGGCTACCGAAAAAGACTATGTAATCCGGGAAGGACTGAAGGCTGGTGACCGTATTGTGACCGAAGGCCTGGGTAATTTAAGAGACGGTATGGTTATCAATCTACAAGTTACTTCATCAAATAAATAA